Proteins encoded by one window of Sus scrofa isolate TJ Tabasco breed Duroc chromosome 12, Sscrofa11.1, whole genome shotgun sequence:
- the C12H17orf80 gene encoding uncharacterized protein C17orf80 homolog isoform X4, producing MASQPGLGNFREQARDPPRSMEVCPYCKKPFKRLKSHLPHCKMLRPPVPADQDVCQSKPAALPHAKKVKGPVRDPIKARERELGTDHEKRNPGLKGDKSERTGKSSLLLAIDLKKASSAKADKDIRDQVQPSLKMLKNTATEITFHEEPTAPFSASENITHKKGLPEDLPKSGEGRNNPSETEASLFLGPVEPSLSSQDRKYCSAFPNDVQTTCANLRLDRIDAPRQNLRVKLQTVPFGDHHSSPGDLDCDGRRVSTSWPSRVRVPKAGEPLSGVATDLGDTRTQEKNTEPRIAAFKVSPLGAIQVRENQDQGLNLATEAQGSSGNAENCVFVTEIQRWAPLNDDPKKAFSINDSVTAKNPRGEGPNIDLITPQETACRELLSASQSRNPSLVSLAIQFLQEGKAEACSPAGKASAEHEEQASLAPSSGCRPQALHPGGQLSLCSAQPHAAKNPLARKTLSSALGLEWFPELYPGYLGLGVLPGKPQLWSAVAQKPLLISPQGERLSQGPSSTPDL from the exons ATGGCCAGCCAGCCTGGTTTGGGGAATTTTCGG GAACAGGCGCGCGATCCTCCACGCAGCATGGAAGTGTGTCCTTACTGTAAGAAGCCGTTTAAGCGCTTGAAGTCCCACTTGCCGCACTGTAAGATGCTACGACCACCTGTGCCTGCTGATCAGGATGTTTGTCAGTCCAAGCCGGCTGCACTCCCACATGCTAAGAAAGTCAAAGGGCCGGTCAGAGACCCAATTAaagctagagagagagagttagGGACAGACCACGAAAAAAGAAATCCTGGCCTGAAAGGGGACAAGTCAGAGCGGACAGGTAAGTCCTCTCTGCTGCTAGCCATTGATTTGAAAAAAGCAAGTAGCGCAAAGGCTGATAAAGACATCAGGGATCAAGTTCAGCCCTCCCTCAAGATGTTAAAAAACACTGCAACAGAGATCACTTTCCACGAAGAACCTACAGCCCCGTTTTCTGCATCCGAGAACATCACTCACAAAAAAGGACTTCCTGAAGATTTGCCTAAATCAGGGGAAGGTCGAAATAACCCTTCAGAAACTGAGGCATCTTTATTTCTTGGCCCAGTGGAACCTTCTTTGTCAAGTCAAGATAGAAAATACTGTTCAGCTTTCCCTAATGATGTGCAAACCACTTGTGCTAACTTAAGATTGGACAGAATTGATGCCCCAAGACAGAACCTTCGTGTAAAATTGCAAACTGTTCCTTTCGGGGATCATCACAGTTCTCCAGGGGATCTCGATTGCGATGGTAGGAGAGTAAGCACATCATGGCCAAGCAGGGTGAGAGTGCCCAAGGCCGGGGAGCCCCTCTCAGGAGTTGCTACTGATCTTGGTGACAccagaactcaggaaaagaacACAGAACCACGAATTGCAGCTTTTAAAGTTAGCCCATTAGGTGCCATCCAAGTCAGGGAGAACCAGGACCAAGGACTTAACCTTGCAACAGAGGCACAGGGGAGCAGTGGAAATGCGGAGAACTGTGTCTTTGTGACAGAAATACAGCGCTGGGCTCCCTTGAATGATGACCCTAAGAAGGCCTTTAGTATCAATGATTCAGTCACGGCGAAGAACCCTCGCGGGGAAGGTCCCAATATAGACTTGATCACGCCGCAGGAGACAGCTTGCAGGGAGCTTCTCTCTGCGTCACAGTCACGCAATCCAAGTCTTGTCTCCCTGGCAATACAATTTCTCCAGGAAGGGAAGGCAGAAGCCTGCAGCCCTGCCGGCAAAGCATCAGCAGAGCATGAGGAGCAAGCTTCTCTGGCTCCCAGCTCGGGCTGTCGGCCCCAAGCATTGCACCCCGGGGGCCAGCTGTCTCTGTGTTCAGCCCAGCCTCATGCTGCTAAAAACCCCTTGGCCAGGAAGACCCTATCAAGTGCCCTGGGGCTGGAGTGGTTTCCAGAGCTCTATCCTGGCTATCTTGGACTCGGTGTATTGCCAGGGAAGCCTCAGCTTTGGAGCGCAGTGGCCCAGAAGCCTCTGCTCATCAGCCCCCAGGGGGAAAGGCTTTCCCAAG GGCCTTCCAGCACCCCGGATCTGTGA